The Dermacentor albipictus isolate Rhodes 1998 colony chromosome 2, USDA_Dalb.pri_finalv2, whole genome shotgun sequence genome has a segment encoding these proteins:
- the LOC135901006 gene encoding uncharacterized protein: MHGQSATLLLLVFVASHASGRPADTGGTSTAKNDHTAREETLARLLREELRTLEGSSFPMSGIRRDTSAVSAIVSSDDGDLAGSSAHVDGPRDASVDLAAVPESTGNNRVSSHQHYEVGRSLGSKDSTPFEEAILQQRPPSYRESDHLAEKRALPPHVVRARSSGDGFLMKLRSRSRPVYKPLYSSSEHLAARPAIPLPQIEAYLSSKAAESIAVGAPSLLDEAKEDVAVPAVTQAEALQGLSTVLPPRYTSTKVPFQTPTVFPFVPKTTVAPKVPELVPEPLPEKPVLLHAVEELVGQESVLQSSSKAPPMPSTSTTEAPSVSYDTTATEVAPSTTEVSKAAVTLEKTATVPSVDEHPPQSPKQQTVKAATTTPTVSFPTNLYLPDALVLSNQHSKPQHSRFSPGTVPSRRTATPTYSDEHRTSATVPSTRAPPPFPPRRRLTFQPFRKTTTAPVHSSVSTDATPQWQKESPLPPHYAADDEFDIVRRKKPVLRPVLDTTKNHFVSTEPSVKTELKFPEVPEELGEGHHVEHAQVVHPGENKVEKNEPYAPPTSVNTPLDTGSALSSADEVKTPPSNLDKPPSQASVSHNDSAPTKPLHYGLNSEVAPASESSDGETAALDKLSPTGPEKDSPIAKPAPELTSSSDEGSLGLPGSLSDQQSALEILEQLHKAEEAPIEEPSALADPKADADAQPSFNIDDMMVSLAMGEGDGSDGAGDEADSAPQAPAHLTDMQGRLIY; this comes from the coding sequence ATGCACGGACAATCCGCGACACTCCTGCTGCTCGTGTTCGTGGCGAGTCACGCCTCCGGCCGGCCTGCTGACACGGGTGGTACAAGCACCGCCAAGAACGACCACACTGCTCGCGAGGAAACGCTTGCGAGGCTTCTACGGGAGGAGCTGAGGACGCTCGAAGGCTCCTCCTTCCCCATGTCTGGCATTCGCCGCGACACCAGCGCCGTCTCCGCTATAGTGTCAAGCGACGACGGTGATCTGGCCGGTTCGTCCGCGCATGTGGACGGGCCTAGGGATGCCAGCGTGGATCTTGCTGCCGTGCCGGAGTCCACTGGCAATAATCGGGTGTCCAGCCATCAGCATTACGAGGTGGGACGTTCACTGGGCTCCAAAGATTCCACGCCATTCGAGGAAGCCATCCTGCAGCAGAGACCGCCTTCGTACAGGGAATCGGACCACTTGGCAGAAAAGCGGGCGCTTCCGCCACACGTCGTAAGGGCGCGTTCTTCTGGCGATGGCTTCCTGATGAAACTCAGGTCTCGCTCGCGGCCCGTGTACAAGCCTTTGTATTCGTCCAGCGAACACCTGGCAGCCAGGCCTGCGATTCCACTCCCGCAGATTGAAGCGTATTTGAGTAGCAAAGCCGCCGAGTCGATCGCAGTTGGAGCGCCGTCTCTATTGGACGAAGCTAAGGAGGACGTCGCTGTACCTGCGGTCACGCAGGCCGAGGCACTCCAGGGACTGTCGACAGTGTTGCCACCGAGATACACTTCGACGAAAGTGCCTTTCCAAACACCGACCGTGTTTCCATTTGTCCCCAAGACCACAGTGGCCCCTAAAGTACCGGAACTCGTCCCCGAGCCCTTGCCGGAAAAGCCAGTTCTATTGCACGCCGTCGAGGAACTTGTGGGCCAAGAATCCGTTTTACAATCCTCGTCCAAGGCACCACCGATGCCTAGCACATCTACTACAGAAGCTCCTAGCGTCTCGTACGACACTACTGCTACGGAAGTCGCGCCATCTACGACAGAAGTATCGAAAGCAGCTGTGACGCTTGAAAAGACAGCCACTGTTCCTAGTGTTGATGAACACCCACCGCAATCACCAAAACAGCAGACAGTGAaggcagcgaccaccacgcctACTGTGTCATTTCCGACGAACCTGTACCTACCGGACGCCCTGGTTTTGTCCAACCAGCACAGCAAGCCTCAGCACTCGAGGTTCTCTCCGGGAACCGTTCCGAGCAGGCGGACGGCTACGCCTACGTACTCTGATGAACACAGAACGAGTGCTACGGTTCCGTCGACCAGAGCGCCGCCACCTTTCCCGCCGAGGAGGCGACTGACATTCCAGCCTTTCAGAAAAACTACAACAGCGCCAGTCCACTCATCTGTATCTACGGATGCCACGCCGCAGTGGCAAAAGGAGTCGCCTTTGCCACCACACTACGCCGCAGACGACGAATTCGACATCGTGAGAAGGAAGAAACCTGTCCTGCGGCCCGTGCTCGACACGACTAAAAACCATTTTGTATCAACTGAACCATCTGTGAAAACAGAACTTAAATTTCCCGAGGTACCTGAGGAACTAGGCGAAGGCCACCACGTTGAACACGCTCAGGTCGTCCATCCCGGTGAAAATAAAGTTGAAAAGAATGAGCCATATGCCCCTCCAACGAGTGTTAACACTCCGTTGGATACTGGCTCTGCCTTATCATCGGCCGACGAAGTGAAAACACCACCTAGCAACCTAGACAAACCGCCAAGCCAGGCCTCCGTGTCACACAATGACTCTGCACCGACGAAACCTCTTCACTATGGCCTCAATTCGGAGGTGGCACCAGCTTCTGAGTCATCTGATGGTGAGACAGCTGCGCTGGATAAGCTGTCTCCGACGGGTCCAGAGAAGGACAGCCCCATTGCAAAGCCGGCACCTGAGCTTACTTCAAGCTCAGACGAGGGGTCCCTCGGCCTTCCTGGTTCTCTGAGTGACCAGCAGAGTGCTCTCGAAATCTTGGAGCAACTTCACAAAGCCGAAGAAGCGCCCATTGAAGAGCCATCTGCTCTCGCTGACCCAAAAGCAGATGCTGATGCCCAGCCGTCCTTCAACATCGATGACATGATGGTGTCCTTAGCAATGGGTGAAGGTGACGGTTCAGACGGAGCTGGAGACGAAGCGGATAGTGCCCCACAAGCACCAGCTCATCTTACTGACATGCAAGGAAGGCTCATCTACTAG